The genomic stretch ACCAGCAATACCAATCATATTTTCAGTGCTAGCTCTGCGTTTTTCTTCTTGTTCCCCACCATGGAGCAAATTATCAAAGTGTTGTGGTGTTGAGTAAAGAATACCCACACCTTTTGGTCCGTGGAATTTATGAGCAGAAGCTGAAAGGAAATCAGCTTTAATCTCTTCAGGATAAACATCAATTTTCCCGATAGCTTGAACAGCATCAACGTGGAAAGCAGCTTGATGGTCTGAGAGAAGTTCGCCAATTTCTTTAACGGGAAGAAGGTCACCTGTTTCGTTGTTTGCAAACATTGTGCTGACTAAAATCGTATCATCGCGAAGAGCGTCAGCCACTTGTTTAGCAGAAATATGACCATCTTCAGGTTTTAGGTATGTGACTTCAAAACCAAAACGTTTTTCCAAATACTCCATTGTATGAAGAACAGAGTGGTGTTCGATAGAAGTGGTAATGATGTGTTTACCTTTTTCTTGGTTAGCAAGAGCATAGCCTTTGATGGCAGTGTTGTTGCTTTCAGTAGCACCAGATGTAAAGATAATGCGGCGTGGGTCAGTTTTTAAAGCTGAGGCAATGGTCTGGCGGTAAGAACGCAAACGCTGGTTAGCGTGACGTCCAATCCCATGAATACTTGATGGGTTACCAAAATCGTTGACCATAATTTCTGTCATTGCATCAATAACAGAAGGTGTGAGAGGGGTAGTTGCAGCATTATCGAGATATATCATATAGTAAATTAATCCTTTTTAGCGTTATATGAGAATAGTGGGCTGAGCGGAGTTTTTTCGTGGATACGAATAATCGCGTCAGCAATCAATTTGCTTGCTGAAAGGTATTTAATATTCTTAGGCAAGCGTTCTTTAGTAGCAACTGAGTCAGTTACTAAGATTTCTTTAATAGGAGCAGCATCAAGGCTTTCTGCAGCAGCTCCAGCAAATAGACCGTGACTAGCAACGGCATAAATTTCAGTAGCGCCATCGCGTTCAACGATTTTAGCTGCCTCAGCAAATGTTTTACCAGTGTTCAAAATGTCATCGATAAGGATTGCTTTTTTACCAGCAACATCACCGATAATGTAGCCTTCTTCACGGTGTGCATCATCTTCAGCGTAGTCGATGATAGCGATTGGTGAATCAAGGGTTTGAGCCAAGCTACGAGCACGTTTGATACCAGAGTTTTTAGGGCTGACAACAACAACGTCTTCACCTTTCAAACCAAGGTCGCAGTAGTATTTAGCAAACAATGGAACAGTAAAGAGGTTATCAACTGGGACATCAAAGAAACCTTGTACTTGAACAGCGTGAAGGTCAAGAGTCAAAAGACGGTCAACACCAGCTTTAACAAGCATGTTTGCTACAAGTTTAGCTGTGATTGGTTCACGTGATGCAGCAATACGGTCTTGACGTGAGTATCCGAAGTAAGGGATAACGACATTGACAGTGTGGGCGCTGGCACGTTTACAAGCGTCTACCATAATCAAGAGTTCCCAAAGGTTGTCATTAACAGGGTAGCTAGTTGATTGGATGATGTAGATATCATCACCACGAACTGTTTCTTCGATGTTAATCATGATTTCGCCGTCTGAAAACTTGCGTGTTGACACTTTTCCAAGAGGGACTCCAACTTCGTCCGCAATTTTTTGTGCAATCTCTACGTTAGAAGAAAGAGAAAAAAGCTTGAATTGTTTGTCGGCGTAATGTTCTGCCATGATATAAATAAACTCCTTTAAAATTAATACT from Streptococcus ruminicola encodes the following:
- a CDS encoding cysteine desulfurase family protein, translating into MIYLDNAATTPLTPSVIDAMTEIMVNDFGNPSSIHGIGRHANQRLRSYRQTIASALKTDPRRIIFTSGATESNNTAIKGYALANQEKGKHIITTSIEHHSVLHTMEYLEKRFGFEVTYLKPEDGHISAKQVADALRDDTILVSTMFANNETGDLLPVKEIGELLSDHQAAFHVDAVQAIGKIDVYPEEIKADFLSASAHKFHGPKGVGILYSTPQHFDNLLHGGEQEEKRRASTENMIGIAGMAKALSDAVANKDANYKHVQELRQAFLDAISSLDYYINGSQNKMPHVLNIGFPNQNNGILLTRLDLAGIAVSTGSACTAGTVDPSHVLASLYGEDSPRLAESIRVSFSELNTIEEVQELAKKLIEIVGK
- a CDS encoding ribose-phosphate diphosphokinase; this encodes MAEHYADKQFKLFSLSSNVEIAQKIADEVGVPLGKVSTRKFSDGEIMINIEETVRGDDIYIIQSTSYPVNDNLWELLIMVDACKRASAHTVNVVIPYFGYSRQDRIAASREPITAKLVANMLVKAGVDRLLTLDLHAVQVQGFFDVPVDNLFTVPLFAKYYCDLGLKGEDVVVVSPKNSGIKRARSLAQTLDSPIAIIDYAEDDAHREEGYIIGDVAGKKAILIDDILNTGKTFAEAAKIVERDGATEIYAVASHGLFAGAAAESLDAAPIKEILVTDSVATKERLPKNIKYLSASKLIADAIIRIHEKTPLSPLFSYNAKKD